TTTTTGAAAAAGGATAGGCTTCTGCAGAAACAAGAGCTAATTTCATATTTTAGCCTCCCGCATAAACTTAGCAGCTTCTTCGGGCGGAGTTGGATTTATAAAAAATCCTGAACCCCATTCAAATCCTGCTGTCTTTGTAAGCTTTGGAATTATCTCAATATGCCAGTGATAGTATTCATTTATCTCATCCTGAAAGGGAGAAGTGTGAATTACATAGTTATATGGAGGAGTTTCAAGAACTGCATCCAGCTTTTTAAGAGTTGTCTGAAGGGTTTCTGCAAGAAGGCTAAAGCTTTTTTCTCTTGGTTCAAAACGGGATTCGTGTCTTTTGGGTAATATCCATGTTTCAAATGGTTCTCTTGGTGCAAATGGTGCTAAAACAATATAAGCATCATTTTGATAAATTATTCTTTTTTCAAACTCAAGTTCCTGCGCTATTATGTCACAGAATATACATCTGTCTCTTAATTCAAAATATCTTTTAGCTGAATTCATTTCATCTTTTACAATATGAGGAATAATTGGTAAAGCAATTAACTGGCTATGAGTATGTTCAATTGATGCACCTGCTGCTTCACCTTCATTTTTAAAAACAAGAACATATTTAAAACGAACATCTTTTTTAAGGTCTGTAATTCTAAAATAGTAAGCCCATAAAACATCTTCAACTGCTTTAAGTGACATTGTAGAAAGAGACAAAAGATGGTCAGGTGTTTCTATAATTACCTCATGAGCACCGATACCGTTCATCTTATCATAAATCCCTTCACCTCTTTTGTTAAGTTCTCCATGAATCTGCAATGCAGGAAATTTATTCGGAACCACCCTTAATGTCCAGCCAGGTGTATTTGGAGCTGTATTTGGTGGTCTGAAAGCAATTATTTCCTGTGGTGCTGTATATTCATTACCTGGACAAAAAGGACAGAATCCTTTAATTTTTCTTTTTTGACTTACGGATGCAAAATCAGAAGGTCTTTTACCTCTTTCAACTGCAATAATAACCCATCTTCCAGATATAGGATCTCTTCTCAGTTCTGACATGTTGTCCTCCAAATTAATAAAATCTATAGTTAATTTTGTATAATTATACCATTGTGGCAAGACTTTTTCATTATAGAGTTATAAACAATGCCTTTGGAGACCCTTGTGTTTTTTTGCGACTTCTTAGAGAAAGAAGAGCCTTCCTGTTTGATGTAGGAGATATAAGAAAAATTCCATTTAATGAAATTCTTAAAGTAAGTGATATCTTCGTTACCCATACTCATATTGACCACTTCATAGGATTTGACCAAGTTATACGAGCTGTTTTAAGAAGACAGGAACCTCTTAGAGTTTTTGGACCTAAAAACCTCATTGAATGCGTTCATGGAAAGCTTAAAGGATATACATGGAATCTTGTTGCTGATTATCCCCTTCAGATTGAAGCCTATGCTATTACAGAAAATAGGCTTAAAAGAGCAAAATTTGTAGCTTCAAATAGTTTTAAAATTGAAAAACTAAAAGATTTGTCAATAAAAGATAATATAATAGTTCAAGAGCCTTTGTTTAAAGTTAAAGCAATTGAGCTTTCTCATGGCATACCTGTTATTGCCTATTCCATAGAAGAAGATTTTCATATAAATATCAACAAAGTAGAACTTCAAAATTCAGGATTTCAGATAGGACCATGGCTTGGAGAGTTAAAAAAATTAATAAAACAGAATTATGAATATGAACCAATAAAAATGCTTGAACCCAAAAATAAATCTTCAAATATCATAGTAGAAACTCCAAAGGGAAAGTTTAAAATTGAAGAACTTTTTTCTCTTTTAAAAATTACAAAGGGTGAGAAAATTTCCTATGTCATGGATGTCTCTCCCACAGAAGAAAATATTGAAAAAATAGTTGAATTTGTAAAAGGCTCTGATATCCTTTTCTGTGAAGCATATTTCCTTAATAAAGACAAAGACAGAGCACTTGAAAGAAATCATCTAACAGCAGCAGTTGCAGGAACAATTGCCAGAGAAGCAAAGGTTGAAGAGCTTGTAATACTTCATATTTCTCCCAAATATATTGAAAATCCTCAAGAGATTTATAAAGAGGTGGAACTATCAAGATCAGGCGTTTTACTGTAAAAGCATTGATTTTAATTATTGTTCTGCTTTCCTCCGCAAGCCTTATTATAAGCGGATATCTTCTATATAAAAATGCACATAAAGCCACAGAAGAAGCACTTAAGATGCAGGCATTGGGGATAACTATAACTCTAAATAGCTTAATACAGAATTTAAGTATGGAAAAATTACAGATTGAAGGAAGCCTAATAATGTCTCAAATACTTCTTGACGAAAGATGGCAGGGTGTAGCTTTTCTTTCCCTTTATGATAAAAAAGGGAAAATTGTTCTTCATTCAAATCCCAATCTTATTGGAAGCAAGATTAATGGAATAGAGGATTTATTCAATAAAGAAAGTCCATACTATCACAAAGTTATACTTGGGACAGGAGAAGAAGTTTTTTTATCTGATACAAAAATCAATATAAATAAGAATCAATA
The Thermodesulfovibrio yellowstonii DSM 11347 DNA segment above includes these coding regions:
- a CDS encoding ribonuclease Z, with protein sequence MARLFHYRVINNAFGDPCVFLRLLRERRAFLFDVGDIRKIPFNEILKVSDIFVTHTHIDHFIGFDQVIRAVLRRQEPLRVFGPKNLIECVHGKLKGYTWNLVADYPLQIEAYAITENRLKRAKFVASNSFKIEKLKDLSIKDNIIVQEPLFKVKAIELSHGIPVIAYSIEEDFHININKVELQNSGFQIGPWLGELKKLIKQNYEYEPIKMLEPKNKSSNIIVETPKGKFKIEELFSLLKITKGEKISYVMDVSPTEENIEKIVEFVKGSDILFCEAYFLNKDKDRALERNHLTAAVAGTIAREAKVEELVILHISPKYIENPQEIYKEVELSRSGVLL
- the galT gene encoding galactose-1-phosphate uridylyltransferase, coding for MSELRRDPISGRWVIIAVERGKRPSDFASVSQKRKIKGFCPFCPGNEYTAPQEIIAFRPPNTAPNTPGWTLRVVPNKFPALQIHGELNKRGEGIYDKMNGIGAHEVIIETPDHLLSLSTMSLKAVEDVLWAYYFRITDLKKDVRFKYVLVFKNEGEAAGASIEHTHSQLIALPIIPHIVKDEMNSAKRYFELRDRCIFCDIIAQELEFEKRIIYQNDAYIVLAPFAPREPFETWILPKRHESRFEPREKSFSLLAETLQTTLKKLDAVLETPPYNYVIHTSPFQDEINEYYHWHIEIIPKLTKTAGFEWGSGFFINPTPPEEAAKFMREAKI